In Bacteroidales bacterium, the following proteins share a genomic window:
- a CDS encoding DUF479 domain-containing protein, whose amino-acid sequence MNYLFHFVLSGSDEDIVVGNFIADHIRGTKIMQELPNSVLKGVLLHRAIDAYSDMHPQVRNSVRLLKPSHARYSAVAVDILYDHFLIKNWKHFFKTSFNFNINLFHNILTKKFDILPPKSKKIARHMIEGKWIEKYETFSGLNIIFTGLTKRTHFENALPETVKYLVKFYDELEKDFMIFAWDLFDFASLHSKYRL is encoded by the coding sequence ATGAATTATTTGTTTCATTTTGTTTTAAGTGGTAGCGATGAAGATATTGTCGTTGGAAATTTTATTGCAGACCATATTCGAGGAACAAAGATTATGCAAGAATTGCCTAATTCTGTGCTGAAAGGTGTTCTGTTGCATAGAGCTATTGATGCGTATAGCGACATGCACCCACAAGTTAGAAATAGTGTAAGATTGCTAAAGCCTTCCCATGCAAGATATAGTGCCGTCGCTGTTGACATTTTATACGATCATTTTTTAATTAAAAATTGGAAACATTTTTTTAAAACTTCATTTAACTTTAATATTAACTTATTTCATAACATTTTAACTAAAAAGTTCGATATTTTACCTCCAAAAAGTAAAAAAATTGCTAGGCATATGATTGAGGGAAAATGGATTGAGAAATATGAAACTTTTTCTGGTTTGAATATAATTTTTACAGGTCTTACTAAAAGAACTCATTTTGAAAACGCATTGCCTGAAACTGTGAAATATTTAGTTAAATTTTACGATGAATTAGAAAAAGATTTTATGATTTTTGCATGGGATTTGTTTGATTTTGCGTCATTGCACTCAAAATACAGGCTATAA